A region of the Candidatus Zixiibacteriota bacterium genome:
CTCGGGCGTGTTCTTCTTCAAGATACCGGAGAGCTTCAGGAACCTCACTTAACGTGTAACGTCTATCTATAACGGGTTTTACTTTGCCGGCTTTAAGAAGCTCTTTCATAAAAACCAAATCTTTTTGGTTTGGTTTCGACATCAGGCTACCCATTTTCTTACTCCCGGTCATTGAAATCCATGGTCCTAGGAGCATAGCTTGGAACATTTGAGCCAACGAACCTCCGGTCATGACATAAGTTCCCTTGGGACTTAATGCACGCTTGTAATCTGAAATCGAATGATATCCGTTAGCAGCAAGAATCAGGTCATAACGCTGCCCACTTTGGGTGAAATCTTCCCTGGTGTAATCAATGACCTGGTCTGCCCCAATCGAGCGCACCATGTCCAAATTCCTCGTGCTGCACACGCCAGTCACTTCAGCCCCGAACGATTTGGCAATCTGCACCGCAAACGTACCAACACCACCAGATGCGCCATTAATCAAAACCTTTTGCCCTGGCTGAATCTGTCCTTTATCGCGAAGACCCTGCAGGGCGGTGATTGCCGCCATAGGTACGGCCGCTGCTTCCTCGAACGATATATTGGCTGGTTTCAACGCCAATGCATTTTCACGGGCACATACATACTCGGCAAAACCACCCCAACCACAATCGGATATGTTCCCGAATACCTCATCATCTGGCTGAAACTGCTTTACGTTTCTGCCAACCGCTTCAACCCGCCCCGCAATGTCAGATCCGAGTATCTTGTTTTTTGGTTTTAGAAGCCCAAAGCCCATTAGGCGAATCAAGAGCGGTTTACCTCTCAGGATATGCCAGTCACCTGCATTCACGGATGCCGCATGAACTTTTACCAGTACTTCATCCTCCTTGGGAGTAGGTTTTTCTTCCTCTTTTAATTCAAGAACATCCGGTGGTCCGTATTTTGTGTATACAATCGCTTTCATGAGCCTCCTCCATGAATACTTTGATCGGGTCATTTTACGTGTAGTTCACGACAATCTAACCGATAAGTTTGTAAAACCTAACCTAAGACGAGGACGCCTTTTAGCTACCTCCAGTTTTCACCGGAATGGTTATCCTGAACTCCTTTTCCCCGCTCACCTGTAAGGTAATCGATTTTTTGACCGTTCCTGCTGGAAGAGTTTTCGCAGGCTTCACTTTCAGTTCTACTGTCTTTCCCGGCATAAGGGTTTCCTTACTTAATTGCGCCTCAAAAAACCTCTTGGGATAATCAATAACTTTAAGCCTGAATTCTTTCTGTCCCTTATTTGTAAACTCAACTTTCATCTCCTCAAATTTCCCTTTTTTCTTCTCTTTGAATTCTAAACTGTATGGTGCATAGCTTATATCCAGCAGGGTATCCGGCTTAGGCTTTACGTCTGCCGTTATCTCCAGCCGGTTGAAGCCGGAAACAGTATCGCTGGAGCTCACCGTGACAGATTTCGTCTCCGGGGTCATTGCCGCTCCGGTAGAGTAACTTATCTCTAACTCAGTGCTATCGCCGATAGCCAGCTCCGTCTTTTTAAGTGGAGCCTGGGTACAGTGTCAGGGGACCCGGGCGCTGATTCCTTTAAGGGTGTCAGTCCCGACATTTTTAATCCAGAAGGTATGAGAGACTGTGGACTGCTGGGGGACCCTTCCAAAATCCCACACCCTCTCGGAAAATTCGATCCTCGGAGTCCCAGCCTGAGAAAAAGGATGAACTGCAAATATAACCGCTATGAGTAAAAAAGAACTTCTTAATCTCAATCTGCCTCCTTAACTCCTTGATAGAATTATAACTGAAACAATCATTTTGTCAATCGTTTTTTGCGAACGCTCCTGTCTTATTTTAGAGATTAATCCATAGAATATAAAAACCCGCGAAGATTATCAATAATCCGCTTATCTTTTTAGCTGTATTT
Encoded here:
- a CDS encoding DUF1573 domain-containing protein; the protein is MTPETKSVTVSSSDTVSGFNRLEITADVKPKPDTLLDISYAPYSLEFKEKKKGKFEEMKVEFTNKGQKEFRLKVIDYPKRFFEAQLSKETLMPGKTVELKVKPAKTLPAGTVKKSITLQVSGEKEFRITIPVKTGGS
- a CDS encoding DUF1573 domain-containing protein, with the protein product MRLRSSFLLIAVIFAVHPFSQAGTPRIEFSERVWDFGRVPQQSTVSHTFWIKNVGTDTLKGISARVP
- a CDS encoding NAD(P)-dependent alcohol dehydrogenase; the protein is MKAIVYTKYGPPDVLELKEEEKPTPKEDEVLVKVHAASVNAGDWHILRGKPLLIRLMGFGLLKPKNKILGSDIAGRVEAVGRNVKQFQPDDEVFGNISDCGWGGFAEYVCARENALALKPANISFEEAAAVPMAAITALQGLRDKGQIQPGQKVLINGASGGVGTFAVQIAKSFGAEVTGVCSTRNLDMVRSIGADQVIDYTREDFTQSGQRYDLILAANGYHSISDYKRALSPKGTYVMTGGSLAQMFQAMLLGPWISMTGSKKMGSLMSKPNQKDLVFMKELLKAGKVKPVIDRRYTLSEVPEALRYLEEEHARGKIIITLEHNNKT